One window of the Candidatus Neomarinimicrobiota bacterium genome contains the following:
- the accB gene encoding acetyl-CoA carboxylase biotin carboxyl carrier protein — MWQDKLKEIIYLLENSNVNEIDVNFWGRRFRVVKSAGVSSAPSVVHAPAAPIAPPASSSPEATAPEEEVVSGEEILSPMPGTYYKSPSPDLDAFVKVGDSVSEGDTLCIIEAMKIMNEIEAETNGTITKIFMDDGQAVEYNQPLFVIDPS, encoded by the coding sequence ATGTGGCAAGATAAACTTAAAGAAATAATCTATTTATTAGAAAACAGTAATGTTAATGAAATTGATGTCAACTTTTGGGGTCGTCGTTTTCGCGTTGTAAAATCGGCAGGTGTAAGTTCCGCGCCGTCCGTTGTTCATGCTCCCGCTGCTCCTATCGCGCCGCCGGCATCTTCTTCTCCCGAAGCAACAGCACCTGAGGAAGAAGTAGTTAGTGGAGAAGAAATATTATCCCCCATGCCGGGAACATATTACAAATCTCCGTCTCCCGATTTAGATGCATTTGTTAAAGTCGGTGATTCAGTTTCAGAAGGGGATACCCTTTGTATCATCGAAGCCATGAAGATTATGAATGAAATTGAGGCTGAAACAAACGGTACCATTACCAAGATCTTTATGGATGATGGGCAAGCTGTGGAATATAACCAACCCTTATTTGTGATTGATCCTTCCTGA
- the efp gene encoding elongation factor P, with translation MATTSDIKNGAVILHKNKRMRVIEFLHVKPGKGPAFVRTKLKDIASGKIFDETFNAGMKLSFLKIEAKTMQFLYEDGDSHIFMDNFTYDQINVMNDLVGNAKRFLKGGMNVDILFDEEEVLDIRMPAHVQLEVTQTDPGLKGNTATGATKPATVETGYTVQVPLFINEGEVLKIDTRSGEYIERVKS, from the coding sequence ATGGCAACCACATCAGATATTAAAAACGGTGCAGTTATTTTGCACAAAAATAAACGCATGCGCGTTATAGAATTCCTCCATGTAAAACCAGGTAAAGGTCCCGCCTTTGTCCGCACCAAACTGAAGGATATTGCTTCAGGGAAAATTTTTGACGAAACATTCAACGCAGGTATGAAACTATCTTTCCTGAAAATTGAAGCAAAAACAATGCAGTTTCTTTATGAAGATGGTGATTCCCATATTTTTATGGATAATTTCACTTATGACCAAATTAATGTAATGAATGATTTAGTGGGAAATGCAAAAAGGTTTCTCAAGGGTGGTATGAATGTTGATATTCTTTTTGATGAAGAAGAAGTTTTGGATATTCGTATGCCGGCCCACGTTCAATTAGAAGTAACTCAAACGGATCCGGGCTTAAAAGGAAACACTGCCACAGGAGCCACTAAACCGGCTACTGTGGAGACTGGATACACTGTTCAGGTACCTTTATTTATCAATGAAGGTGAAGTGTTAAAAATTGACACACGGTCCGGAGAATATATTGAACGTGTGAAATCTTAA
- a CDS encoding SIS domain-containing protein, whose amino-acid sequence MLDVKGIIQDSANVKVAMLTHCANDISNASQMMINAAKMGKKILWCGNGGSAADAQHMAAELMGGLRDHDRPAIASIALTTDSSFVTAWANDTDYESIFSRQIEGLGNAGDVLVAISTSGNSANVIRAINEAKSKGIHVIVLTGKSGGKMADVGDVTICIPSDDTQRIQEGHLLAEHIMCESVEAAILAG is encoded by the coding sequence ATGCTTGATGTAAAAGGTATTATCCAGGACAGCGCTAATGTAAAAGTAGCCATGCTTACCCATTGCGCTAATGATATTTCAAATGCTTCACAAATGATGATTAATGCGGCGAAAATGGGTAAAAAAATATTATGGTGTGGTAATGGTGGTTCAGCTGCGGATGCGCAGCACATGGCTGCAGAACTTATGGGTGGACTCCGTGACCACGATCGTCCAGCCATTGCGTCTATTGCACTCACAACAGACTCATCTTTTGTCACAGCTTGGGCCAACGATACAGACTATGAATCTATATTTTCCCGCCAGATAGAAGGATTGGGAAATGCAGGAGATGTGTTGGTGGCTATTTCTACCAGTGGAAATTCTGCCAATGTGATTCGCGCTATTAATGAAGCCAAATCGAAGGGAATTCATGTAATTGTTTTAACAGGAAAATCCGGCGGTAAAATGGCAGACGTGGGCGATGTAACAATTTGTATTCCAAGCGACGATACCCAGCGAATTCAAGAAGGTCACTTATTGGCTGAACACATAATGTGCGAATCTGTCGAAGCGGCAATCCTGGCGGGATAA
- the accC gene encoding acetyl-CoA carboxylase biotin carboxylase subunit, whose protein sequence is MYKKILIANRGEIALRIIRACHELGLKSVAVYSTADKYSLHVKFADEAVCIGPPPSVESYLNIPRIIAAGQITNADAIHPGYGFLAENADFSKICEDNGFAFIGPSAEIINAMGNKAQAKKTMKASGVPVIPGNVGVLKDAEEARELANEMGYPVMLKASAGGGGKGMRLVHEESEVINSYNMASSESLTSFNNGDMYIEKFVENPRHIEIQILADAYGNVVSLGERECSIQRRHQKLLEESPSAAVDEDLRKRMGDAAISGAKAVNYVGVGTVEFLLDKNKDFYFMEMNTRIQVEHPITEMVTGADLIKWQIRTHAGDKFPDYLYNMKLRGHSIECRINAENPDMNFAPSPMPITSYHMPGGKGVRVDSHAYAGYEIPSHYDSLIGKLIVHSPTREAAINRMERALEETIIEGPKTTIPFHQAIMKDEKFRSGEFDTSFLETFEYKKEVKEE, encoded by the coding sequence ATGTACAAAAAAATACTAATCGCCAACCGTGGTGAAATTGCACTTCGAATCATCCGTGCCTGCCACGAGTTAGGATTAAAATCTGTTGCTGTATACTCCACTGCAGATAAATATTCCCTCCATGTGAAATTTGCAGACGAAGCTGTATGCATTGGCCCGCCCCCAAGTGTTGAATCCTATTTGAATATTCCGCGTATCATTGCAGCGGGCCAAATCACCAACGCTGATGCGATTCATCCGGGATACGGTTTTTTAGCTGAGAATGCAGATTTTTCTAAAATCTGCGAAGATAATGGATTTGCCTTTATAGGACCCTCAGCTGAGATTATTAACGCCATGGGAAATAAAGCTCAGGCAAAAAAGACAATGAAAGCATCTGGTGTACCCGTCATCCCCGGAAATGTTGGTGTTTTGAAGGATGCAGAAGAAGCGCGTGAATTGGCCAACGAAATGGGTTATCCTGTAATGCTTAAGGCATCAGCCGGTGGTGGTGGTAAAGGAATGCGACTCGTCCATGAAGAAAGTGAAGTAATTAATTCCTATAACATGGCCAGTTCAGAGTCACTTACTTCTTTTAATAATGGGGACATGTATATAGAAAAATTCGTCGAAAATCCCCGCCATATTGAAATTCAGATTTTAGCCGATGCCTATGGGAATGTAGTAAGCTTGGGTGAACGTGAATGTTCAATTCAAAGACGTCATCAAAAATTACTGGAAGAATCGCCCTCCGCTGCTGTAGATGAAGATCTTCGTAAACGAATGGGAGATGCGGCTATTTCTGGCGCCAAAGCGGTGAATTATGTGGGTGTGGGTACCGTTGAATTTCTGTTAGATAAAAATAAAGATTTCTATTTTATGGAAATGAATACCCGAATCCAGGTGGAGCATCCCATTACAGAGATGGTCACTGGTGCAGATTTGATCAAGTGGCAAATTCGAACCCATGCGGGCGATAAATTTCCCGATTATTTATATAATATGAAACTGCGGGGCCATTCCATTGAATGCAGGATTAATGCAGAAAACCCCGATATGAATTTTGCCCCTTCGCCCATGCCAATCACCAGTTATCACATGCCTGGTGGCAAGGGTGTACGGGTTGATTCCCATGCTTATGCCGGTTATGAAATTCCGTCTCATTACGATTCTCTCATTGGAAAATTAATTGTCCATTCACCAACAAGGGAAGCGGCCATTAACAGGATGGAACGTGCTCTGGAAGAAACAATTATTGAGGGACCAAAAACGACAATCCCTTTTCACCAGGCTATTATGAAAGATGAAAAATTTCGTTCGGGAGAATTCGATACGAGTTTTTTAGAAACATTTGAATACAAAAAAGAGGTTAAAGAAGAATGA
- the gcvH gene encoding glycine cleavage system protein GcvH, protein MSLPQDLKYTKEHEWIKIDGENVTIGITDHAQGELGDIIFIEFPDVDQKIEKDEPFGTIEAVKTVADLFAPVSGTVTEINESLEDSPETVNEDAFGEGWIVKVSVSDAGELDELLTVDQYAELIG, encoded by the coding sequence ATGAGTCTTCCACAGGATTTAAAATATACCAAAGAACATGAATGGATAAAGATTGATGGTGAGAATGTAACCATTGGCATCACTGACCATGCCCAGGGAGAATTAGGTGATATCATTTTTATTGAATTTCCCGATGTAGATCAAAAGATTGAAAAAGATGAACCCTTCGGCACCATCGAAGCTGTTAAAACTGTTGCAGATTTATTTGCGCCGGTTAGCGGCACGGTTACTGAAATAAACGAAAGTTTAGAAGACAGTCCTGAAACAGTGAATGAAGATGCTTTCGGTGAAGGATGGATTGTAAAAGTTTCCGTTTCTGATGCTGGTGAATTAGATGAACTGCTCACAGTTGACCAATACGCTGAATTGATCGGTTAA
- a CDS encoding DUF58 domain-containing protein, with protein sequence MIPKEILQKVRHIEIRTKGLVNDLFGGEYHSVFKGRGMTFSEVREYTPGDDIRMIDWNVTARSNAPFVKIFEEERELTVFLMVDVSRSGHFGTVAQFKSEMAAEIAAVLGFSAIKNKDKVGLILFSDHVEKYIAPKKDRSHILRVVREVLFHEPEGTGTSLQSGLDFLMNVAKRKAVVFLISDFLDDGYWKSLKLANKKHDMIGIRITDPAEENLPNLGLIKVHDPETGEQFWADMSSESERKDFSNSIKEKWENFENECGRSRFDVINVGTDKDYVEPLMTYFRRREKRY encoded by the coding sequence ATGATTCCAAAAGAGATACTACAAAAAGTCCGCCATATTGAGATTCGCACCAAAGGATTGGTGAATGACCTTTTCGGTGGTGAATACCATTCTGTCTTTAAGGGCCGTGGTATGACATTTTCTGAAGTCCGTGAATATACGCCCGGTGATGATATTCGCATGATCGATTGGAATGTAACTGCTCGTAGCAATGCACCTTTCGTTAAAATTTTTGAAGAAGAACGTGAACTGACCGTATTTCTCATGGTAGATGTAAGCCGTTCCGGTCATTTCGGTACAGTGGCCCAATTTAAATCCGAAATGGCGGCGGAGATTGCTGCCGTCCTGGGTTTTTCGGCCATCAAGAATAAAGATAAGGTGGGGCTCATTTTATTTTCCGATCATGTAGAAAAATATATTGCGCCTAAAAAAGACCGCTCACATATTCTACGAGTCGTGAGGGAAGTATTATTTCATGAACCGGAAGGGACGGGAACATCACTCCAATCCGGTTTAGATTTTCTCATGAATGTGGCCAAACGCAAAGCAGTGGTTTTTCTCATTTCTGATTTTCTGGATGATGGCTATTGGAAATCCCTTAAACTGGCTAACAAAAAGCACGATATGATCGGAATCCGGATTACGGATCCAGCGGAGGAAAATTTACCGAATTTAGGATTAATTAAAGTCCATGACCCTGAAACGGGGGAGCAGTTTTGGGCCGATATGTCCTCTGAAAGTGAACGGAAAGATTTTTCAAATTCCATTAAGGAAAAATGGGAAAATTTTGAAAATGAGTGTGGCCGTAGTCGATTTGATGTAATCAATGTAGGGACTGATAAAGATTATGTAGAACCACTTATGACTTATTTCCGCCGTAGGGAAAAACGGTATTAG